A window of the Henckelia pumila isolate YLH828 chromosome 3, ASM3356847v2, whole genome shotgun sequence genome harbors these coding sequences:
- the LOC140886988 gene encoding uncharacterized protein isoform X1 has translation MVAIFSQEPALIPRKWHKTAVPPLLANSNSSWRCSSSSFSACCSFSTSVPKRPLRYAVLGAGFAGLSVAWHLLQHESKEIHLCVDIYDEVGVGGGASGVAGGLLHPYSPKVKLLWRGAECWKESLNLLKIAEDAFLKLANKGGRETPQNCETRIVRRKGILRPAVSLKNVDIMTENAQNCLADCVIESIHKEAAQNLVPNLTVPLNLAFYMPEALNINAQRYLQGLYLACQSIASDMTAFGFVHRELNIHKKSIQSLQELPGYYDGVIICIGARAAFLPELSGKLPLRTCRGIISHLQLGDDIREAYPEHSPSILSDAWLSVQGARRLDLGSTWDWRSRNYSREVAAGEASEAMKLLLSKASAVYPAIKRWTVTGAVAGLRAMPPLTAEGSLPLLGSVDEFVNGTHACKYWLFTGLGARGLLFHGWLGKLMAQAVLSCNEDLLPSELTSWKNKSHKQSSEIML, from the exons aTGGTCGCCATTTTCAGCCAAGAACCCGCATTGATCCCTCGGAAATGGCACAAAACGGCAGTTCCTCCATTACTAGCAAACTCAAATTCTAGTTGGCGCTGTTCATCTTCTTCCTTTTCTGCGTGTTGTTCGTTTTCTACTTCTGTACCCAAACGACCCCTAAG ATATGCGGTTCTTGGCGCTGGGTTTGCTGGGTTGTCTGTTGCCTGGCATTTACTTCAA CATGAATCCAAGGAAATACATCTTTGTGTTGACATTTATGATGAAGTTGGCGTTGGTGGAGGTGCATCTGGAGTTGCTGGTGGACTTCTGCATCCATACTCTCCAAAAG TCAAGCTTCTGTGGCGTGGTGCCGAGTGTTGGAAAGAGAGTTTAAATCTATTAAAGATTGCTGAAGATGCATTTCTTAAGCTAGCAAATAAGGGAGGGCGAGAAACTCCTCAAAACTGTGAAACCCGAATAGTCAGGAGAAA AGGGATATTGAGACCAGCAGTCAGTTTGAAGAACGTGGATATAATGACTGAA AATGCTCAGAACTGCCTTGCTGATTGCGTAATAGAGTCCATCCACAAAGAAGCTGCTCAAAATCTTGTTCCTAATTTGACTGTACCTCTAAATTTAGCATTTTATATGCCTGAAGCTTTGAATATCAATGCTCAACGCTACCTTCAG GGTCTTTACTTAGCATGTCAAAGTATAGCAAGTGACATGACTGCATTTGGTTTTGTGCATAGAGAGTTGAATATTCACAAGAAATCTATCCAGAGCCTCCAGGAACTGCCAG GGTACTATGATGGTGTGATTATTTGCATTGGAGCTAGAGCAGCTTTTCTGCCGGAGCTGTCTGGAAAGCTGCCTCTGAGGACGTGTAGAGGAATCATCTCGCACCTACAACTTGGAGATGATATCAG AGAAGCATATCCAGAACACAGTCCCTCGATCTTGTCAGATGCCTGGCTTTCTGTGCAAGGAGCTCGACGTCTTGACCTTGGCTCAACATGGGATTGGAGATCAAGGAATTATTCAAGGGAAGTTGCCGCGGGGGAAGCTTCCGAGGCAATGAAACTGCTTCTTTCAAAGGCATCTGCAGTATATCCGGCTATTAAACGTTGGACTGTCACTGGAGCAGTTGCAGGACTGAGAGCGATGCCCCCACTGACTGCCGAAGGATCACTTCCGCTTCTTGGTTCTGTGGATGAATTTGTGAATGGGACTCATGCTTGCAAGTATTGGCTGTTCACAGGCCTTGGTGCAAGAGGTCTGTTGTTCCATGGTTGGCTAGGCAAATTAATGGCGCAGGCTGTCCTATCTTGTAATGAAGATTTACTTCCTTCTGAATTAACTTCTTGGAAGAATAAATCGCACAAGCAATCGTCTGAGATAATGCTTTGA
- the LOC140886988 gene encoding uncharacterized protein isoform X2, with amino-acid sequence MTENAQNCLADCVIESIHKEAAQNLVPNLTVPLNLAFYMPEALNINAQRYLQGLYLACQSIASDMTAFGFVHRELNIHKKSIQSLQELPGYYDGVIICIGARAAFLPELSGKLPLRTCRGIISHLQLGDDIREAYPEHSPSILSDAWLSVQGARRLDLGSTWDWRSRNYSREVAAGEASEAMKLLLSKASAVYPAIKRWTVTGAVAGLRAMPPLTAEGSLPLLGSVDEFVNGTHACKYWLFTGLGARGLLFHGWLGKLMAQAVLSCNEDLLPSELTSWKNKSHKQSSEIML; translated from the exons ATGACTGAA AATGCTCAGAACTGCCTTGCTGATTGCGTAATAGAGTCCATCCACAAAGAAGCTGCTCAAAATCTTGTTCCTAATTTGACTGTACCTCTAAATTTAGCATTTTATATGCCTGAAGCTTTGAATATCAATGCTCAACGCTACCTTCAG GGTCTTTACTTAGCATGTCAAAGTATAGCAAGTGACATGACTGCATTTGGTTTTGTGCATAGAGAGTTGAATATTCACAAGAAATCTATCCAGAGCCTCCAGGAACTGCCAG GGTACTATGATGGTGTGATTATTTGCATTGGAGCTAGAGCAGCTTTTCTGCCGGAGCTGTCTGGAAAGCTGCCTCTGAGGACGTGTAGAGGAATCATCTCGCACCTACAACTTGGAGATGATATCAG AGAAGCATATCCAGAACACAGTCCCTCGATCTTGTCAGATGCCTGGCTTTCTGTGCAAGGAGCTCGACGTCTTGACCTTGGCTCAACATGGGATTGGAGATCAAGGAATTATTCAAGGGAAGTTGCCGCGGGGGAAGCTTCCGAGGCAATGAAACTGCTTCTTTCAAAGGCATCTGCAGTATATCCGGCTATTAAACGTTGGACTGTCACTGGAGCAGTTGCAGGACTGAGAGCGATGCCCCCACTGACTGCCGAAGGATCACTTCCGCTTCTTGGTTCTGTGGATGAATTTGTGAATGGGACTCATGCTTGCAAGTATTGGCTGTTCACAGGCCTTGGTGCAAGAGGTCTGTTGTTCCATGGTTGGCTAGGCAAATTAATGGCGCAGGCTGTCCTATCTTGTAATGAAGATTTACTTCCTTCTGAATTAACTTCTTGGAAGAATAAATCGCACAAGCAATCGTCTGAGATAATGCTTTGA